A genomic region of Notamacropus eugenii isolate mMacEug1 chromosome 3, mMacEug1.pri_v2, whole genome shotgun sequence contains the following coding sequences:
- the LEP gene encoding leptin — protein sequence MHCAPLCAFLWLCYHLYYSQAVPIRKVQDDTKTLTKTIITRINDISHTYSISAKQRVTGLDFIPGLHPFQSLSDMDQTLAIYQQILSNLSSRNMVQISNDLENLRDLLHLLGSLKSCPFDEADGLSALGNLEDVMEASLYSTEVVTLTRLQKSLYGMLQQLDLIHGC from the exons ATGCATTGTGCGCCCTTGTGCGCGTTTTTGTGGCTTTGCTATCATCTCTACTACAGTCAAGCGGTGCCCATCCGGAAAGTCCAAGATGATACAAAAACCCTCACCAAAACCATTATCACCAGGATCAATGACATCTCACACACG TACTCAATCTCTGCCAAACAGAGGGTAACCGGCTTGGACTTCATCCCAGGGCTTCATCCCTTCCAGAGTTTGTCAGACATGGACCAGACTTTGGCCATCTACCAGCAGATCCTTTCCAATCTGTCTTCCAGAAACATGGTACAAATATCCAATGACCTTGAGAACCTCAGGGACCTTCTCCATTTGCTGGGTTCCTTAAAGAGCTGTCCCTTCGATGAAGCTGATGGTTTGAGTGCTTTGGGGAATTTAGAAGATGTCATGGAAGCCTCGCTGTACTCCACGGAGGTGGTGACCCTGACCCGACTTCAGAAGTCCCTTTACGGCATGCTCCAACAGCTGGATCTCATCCATGGTTGCTGA